In a genomic window of Occallatibacter riparius:
- a CDS encoding glycosyl hydrolase family 18 protein codes for MKNLLWVVAALFLLAANSAQAADKWVTAYYTDWQTSAYPINRIDYTAVTHVVLAHWLTNSNGTIQSSGWDSTCSSVVKPAHAAGVKVLMMLGGSDDLNFPTAASPTNQATLISSIQNKVSACGLDGVDLDWEVSVNTTNFISLAKNLRAANSGYIITAPVDATVQPGSLAASLSNYCDQVNMMSYGNANMGNGWVSWYFSALAGDGTDHPDSIARFVNAWESAGTPAGKIGVGIGFYMNAWSSPVTGALQSTSGSSVPVQELPYGGAVADGGGVLSCYYNKSGGTYKYDPSPALSTEPSTPPEQPSISFPSGFTPASGCPTNKVTWVTYEDEASVAAKAKYIVDNNLGGAIIWTVQEGATDPATGRNPLLDALKLNLNNGSPAPMPQLGTSGAVSVGGPTTLTVTGLPSNLGLVDIKWWNYTSSVAWDSSSDKGFTTYGQPSAYTIQGSTNGSTWTTLSNCSPSCTVTGEHYTGRQFVADLTGTGYTQIRMNISGIVGSNAGVDTLTVNGKAGTNDINDSYLMLGDSITANCWGAASNTGPTEQLGTQIHAARSAQFPASTVGGQSGWLSSTALDTSTYGMPNIQKFMQDMPAVKYVGLSLGTNDANGGISAATYCSNMQKIVQYIIAAGKTPVISTIVASPSSAVQANAPAMNACLATLEQNFPSVIVGPDLWTLFKGHSISDGWFLDDLHPSLGTGCTAYQNAWASNLLSAVYPTSGGSTTPPTVPTNLAATAPKSTQVNLTWTASTDASYATSTLTYAIYRNGSHVATTAAGATSYSNTGLSPSTAYTYTVAAVDPAGNTSAQSTAAKITTPANTTPPSVPANVAATAPKSTQVMVSWTASTDPNYTASQLTYKVYRGGVLVATTAAGATSYSDTTVAASTTYSYTVAAANPAGNTSAQSTAVSVKTPASTPPTVPTGVAATAPKFNQVNVSWTASTDPNYASSVLTYKVYRNGTLVATTAAGAVSYSDNSVVASTTYSYTVAAADPAGNTSAQSTAVSITTPKNTTAPSVPTGVAAAAISSTQVKVSWTASTDPNYTASQLTYKVYRGGALVATTAAGAVSYSDTAVVASTTYSYTVAASNPAGNTSAQSAAVSVTTPAPAAVGAAPTRRGGCATNASSLPTTCTISGVQSGDVILVGFLTQYSASNATITLSDNCGGKYTVLNQHAVQSTSVVNMAGYVVEGQGYGVGSAGTCTISATSSSGGGPAEIVADDITAGKLDTYGWLPDATTTAGGATTFNLNVNHPDYVFTWATDVLGYGGSLKVATPFSAENVNVAFPIYDADRTTTGAGTVASTWTFASNSVGTIGAMAFSGLATAPVISSALTDSGKVGSTLTYQITATGSPTSYSAKNLPAGLAVSSTTGMITGTPTTSGSVSSTISATNSSGTGSATLAFSIAAATTTTSDTTAPSVPAGLTAVVASSSQVNLSWTASTDTNNTASQITYNVYRNGVKVGTTPAGATKYSDSGLLANTTYGYSVSASDPAGNTSAKSGTVNATTPVSSGVTPQRVRGCSAESGTGTASCTLTGVTAGDIIVIGAASLQAGTTPLAFSDNCGGAYTLLDKSNSSNNAVAQGYSTGSAGTCTVTAKTSTGWATTLVVEEITPSSPDFHAWNQNFSVGAAQTASATATTTTPDYVFSWAIDAAGNGGSHMTVASPFAVHDFNNTFPIVDGDTAQASAGITTASWKFNVSTSNATIGILGFH; via the coding sequence GTGAAGAACCTTCTTTGGGTTGTTGCAGCCCTGTTTTTGCTCGCTGCAAATTCCGCTCAGGCGGCAGATAAGTGGGTAACAGCTTATTACACGGATTGGCAGACAAGCGCGTACCCCATCAATCGAATTGATTACACCGCAGTGACGCACGTAGTACTTGCGCACTGGTTGACCAACTCAAACGGCACAATTCAGAGTTCGGGGTGGGATTCCACCTGCAGTTCCGTCGTTAAACCTGCCCATGCGGCAGGGGTAAAAGTGTTGATGATGCTAGGCGGATCGGACGATCTGAATTTTCCGACGGCCGCGTCTCCCACCAACCAAGCCACTCTGATCAGCTCGATTCAAAATAAGGTCAGCGCCTGCGGCCTTGACGGAGTTGACCTCGACTGGGAAGTCAGCGTCAACACAACAAACTTCATAAGTCTCGCGAAGAATCTGCGCGCGGCTAATTCCGGCTACATCATTACGGCGCCGGTTGATGCCACTGTGCAGCCCGGCTCTCTGGCCGCAAGCCTCTCCAACTATTGCGACCAAGTCAACATGATGTCGTATGGCAATGCGAACATGGGCAACGGGTGGGTTTCATGGTACTTCTCCGCGCTTGCTGGAGATGGAACGGACCATCCAGATTCCATCGCGAGGTTTGTTAATGCCTGGGAATCGGCGGGCACGCCAGCAGGCAAGATAGGCGTCGGTATCGGCTTCTATATGAATGCATGGAGTTCGCCGGTCACCGGAGCATTGCAATCCACGTCAGGGTCGTCAGTTCCGGTGCAGGAACTGCCATATGGGGGGGCGGTCGCGGATGGCGGCGGAGTACTTAGTTGCTACTACAACAAGTCTGGAGGCACGTACAAGTACGATCCTTCACCGGCTTTGAGTACGGAGCCTTCTACTCCGCCGGAGCAGCCGTCGATTAGTTTTCCGAGCGGCTTCACGCCGGCTTCCGGATGCCCGACGAATAAGGTGACGTGGGTAACTTATGAGGACGAAGCATCGGTTGCGGCGAAAGCGAAGTATATCGTCGACAACAACCTTGGCGGCGCGATTATCTGGACGGTGCAGGAGGGCGCTACGGACCCGGCCACCGGACGTAATCCGTTGCTTGATGCTCTGAAGTTGAATCTGAATAACGGAAGCCCGGCGCCGATGCCGCAGCTTGGTACCAGCGGCGCAGTATCGGTTGGTGGTCCGACGACACTCACGGTAACGGGACTCCCGAGCAACTTAGGCCTGGTGGATATCAAGTGGTGGAACTACACCAGCAGCGTTGCGTGGGATTCCTCGAGCGACAAAGGTTTTACGACCTACGGACAGCCTTCCGCGTACACGATCCAGGGCAGCACGAACGGATCAACGTGGACAACGTTGAGCAACTGTTCTCCTTCGTGCACGGTGACGGGAGAGCACTATACCGGACGTCAATTTGTTGCTGATCTTACGGGCACGGGCTACACGCAAATCCGGATGAATATCTCCGGGATCGTGGGGTCAAATGCCGGAGTCGATACCTTGACGGTCAACGGCAAGGCGGGAACCAACGATATCAATGATTCCTACCTGATGCTGGGCGACTCGATTACAGCGAATTGCTGGGGAGCTGCTTCGAACACCGGACCAACGGAACAGCTTGGCACGCAGATACATGCCGCGCGTTCGGCACAGTTCCCGGCCAGCACGGTAGGTGGTCAATCGGGCTGGCTTAGCTCGACCGCGCTCGATACGTCCACTTATGGAATGCCGAACATACAGAAGTTCATGCAGGATATGCCTGCGGTGAAGTATGTCGGTTTGAGCCTTGGAACCAACGATGCGAATGGCGGTATTTCCGCAGCAACCTACTGCAGCAATATGCAGAAGATTGTGCAGTATATTATTGCCGCGGGAAAGACGCCGGTTATTTCAACGATCGTCGCTTCGCCGTCGTCAGCTGTGCAGGCGAATGCACCGGCGATGAATGCCTGCCTGGCGACGCTGGAACAGAATTTCCCGTCGGTTATCGTGGGGCCGGATCTGTGGACCTTGTTCAAGGGCCACTCGATTAGCGATGGATGGTTCCTCGATGACCTTCATCCTTCACTTGGGACCGGCTGCACGGCCTACCAGAACGCATGGGCCAGCAATCTGCTGTCGGCCGTCTATCCGACGAGCGGGGGGTCGACAACGCCGCCGACTGTTCCGACGAACCTTGCAGCGACTGCACCGAAGAGCACACAGGTGAACCTGACCTGGACGGCAAGCACGGATGCCAGCTACGCCACTTCGACGCTAACCTATGCGATTTATCGCAATGGTAGCCATGTGGCCACGACAGCGGCTGGGGCAACGTCGTACTCCAACACTGGCCTTTCGCCAAGCACCGCCTATACGTACACGGTCGCCGCAGTTGATCCTGCTGGAAACACTTCAGCGCAATCGACGGCTGCGAAAATCACAACGCCGGCGAACACGACACCTCCGAGCGTTCCCGCTAACGTGGCCGCGACTGCTCCCAAGAGCACGCAGGTGATGGTGAGCTGGACCGCGAGCACCGATCCTAACTACACTGCGTCGCAGTTGACCTACAAGGTCTATCGCGGCGGAGTGCTGGTGGCGACAACGGCTGCGGGCGCGACGTCGTATTCCGATACAACGGTTGCGGCAAGCACCACGTATTCGTACACGGTGGCTGCGGCCAATCCTGCTGGAAATACTTCAGCGCAATCGACGGCCGTCAGCGTGAAGACGCCGGCGAGCACACCGCCTACCGTTCCGACGGGAGTTGCGGCGACTGCGCCGAAGTTCAACCAGGTGAACGTAAGCTGGACTGCGAGCACCGATCCTAACTACGCTTCGTCGGTACTGACCTACAAGGTCTACCGCAATGGAACGCTGGTTGCGACGACGGCTGCCGGAGCGGTTTCGTATTCCGACAACTCGGTTGTGGCAAGCACCACTTACTCCTATACGGTTGCCGCGGCTGATCCTGCTGGAAATACTTCAGCGCAATCAACCGCCGTCAGCATTACGACGCCGAAGAATACTACGGCGCCGAGCGTACCGACGGGAGTTGCGGCGGCGGCAATATCGAGCACGCAGGTAAAGGTAAGCTGGACTGCGAGCACGGATCCTAACTACACTGCGTCGCAGTTGACCTACAAGGTCTATCGCGGCGGAGCGCTTGTGGCGACTACAGCTGCCGGAGCGGTTTCGTACTCAGACACCGCGGTTGTGGCAAGCACAACTTATTCCTACACTGTTGCGGCGTCGAATCCTGCTGGAAATACTTCAGCGCAATCGGCTGCCGTCAGCGTAACAACACCGGCACCGGCGGCAGTCGGCGCGGCGCCTACGCGCCGTGGCGGATGCGCCACGAATGCAAGTTCGCTTCCCACGACCTGTACGATTTCCGGGGTGCAGAGCGGTGACGTGATCCTCGTCGGTTTCCTGACGCAATATAGCGCGTCGAATGCGACGATCACGCTCAGCGATAACTGCGGCGGAAAGTACACCGTCCTTAATCAACATGCCGTTCAGAGCACATCTGTAGTGAACATGGCGGGATATGTTGTGGAAGGACAGGGATACGGAGTGGGCAGTGCGGGAACTTGCACGATTTCCGCAACGAGCTCATCGGGTGGCGGCCCAGCAGAGATTGTGGCTGACGACATCACGGCAGGCAAGCTGGATACCTACGGCTGGCTTCCGGATGCTACGACGACCGCAGGTGGAGCGACCACCTTCAACCTGAACGTTAACCACCCGGACTATGTCTTCACCTGGGCAACGGATGTCCTGGGTTATGGCGGAAGTCTGAAAGTTGCAACTCCATTCTCAGCGGAGAATGTGAACGTGGCTTTCCCGATTTACGACGCGGACAGGACAACTACTGGCGCGGGGACCGTCGCTTCAACGTGGACGTTTGCTTCGAACAGCGTTGGCACGATTGGCGCAATGGCATTCTCGGGGCTGGCTACCGCTCCGGTAATCTCGAGCGCGCTTACGGACTCGGGCAAGGTTGGTTCCACTCTCACGTACCAGATCACAGCTACGGGCAGCCCAACGAGCTATAGTGCAAAGAATCTTCCTGCGGGTCTTGCGGTCTCCTCGACGACCGGCATGATCACAGGAACTCCGACCACGTCGGGCTCGGTAAGCTCAACCATCTCTGCAACGAACAGCAGCGGCACGGGGAGCGCGACGCTCGCATTCTCGATTGCGGCAGCAACGACTACAACATCGGATACGACAGCGCCCAGCGTTCCTGCTGGTCTTACGGCTGTCGTGGCATCGTCCAGCCAGGTCAATCTCTCCTGGACGGCGAGCACCGACACCAATAACACCGCTTCACAAATCACCTACAACGTCTATCGGAATGGCGTGAAAGTCGGAACGACTCCAGCGGGCGCTACGAAGTATTCGGATAGCGGCTTGCTGGCGAACACCACCTACGGCTACTCGGTTTCGGCGTCTGATCCCGCAGGGAACACTTCGGCGAAGTCGGGAACCGTGAATGCCACAACGCCAGTTTCAAGCGGTGTAACGCCTCAGCGCGTGAGAGGATGTTCGGCAGAATCGGGTACAGGAACAGCCTCCTGCACGCTCACGGGCGTGACTGCCGGAGACATCATCGTTATCGGCGCGGCTTCGCTCCAGGCTGGAACGACTCCGCTGGCATTCTCTGACAACTGCGGCGGGGCGTACACGTTGCTCGATAAGAGCAACAGCTCGAACAACGCCGTTGCGCAAGGGTATTCGACGGGCAGTGCAGGAACATGCACTGTGACGGCGAAGACATCAACCGGTTGGGCTACAACCCTTGTCGTGGAAGAAATAACGCCAAGCAGCCCTGATTTCCATGCATGGAATCAGAATTTCAGCGTGGGAGCGGCGCAGACTGCGTCCGCAACCGCTACAACGACGACGCCTGATTACGTTTTCTCATGGGCGATTGATGCGGCAGGGAACGGCGGTTCGCATATGACTGTTGCCAGTCCCTTCGCCGTACACGACTTCAACAACACGTTCCCGATTGTGGACGGAGATACCGCGCAAGCGTCAGCGGGCATTACCACAGCCAGCTGGAAATTCAACGTCAGCACGTCTAACGCAACGATTGGAATCCTGGGATTCCACTGA
- a CDS encoding PilZ domain-containing protein produces MACLPGGPWPAKRLFGVLWNSPWGAKKVALRCYLKKGREGHCTRVRQKLTLNSFPRSSPKAVHSTSVCAILRQGPRKEMHLAPKTQSLAPMPEKDSMPQKPRASRLSISTVLRYRFRGSKEWREGMLINISTTGVLFRADSAIKPGSRIEMQFSLPMQTEKVTSTCVSCHGVIVRVAELGLLGAKISASRLLRR; encoded by the coding sequence ATGGCGTGCCTCCCGGGTGGACCATGGCCGGCCAAACGGCTTTTTGGAGTTCTATGGAATAGCCCATGGGGTGCCAAAAAAGTGGCACTCAGGTGCTACCTGAAAAAAGGACGCGAGGGCCATTGCACGCGGGTCAGACAAAAGCTAACGTTGAATTCGTTCCCCCGAAGTTCCCCCAAGGCAGTTCACTCAACATCAGTTTGCGCAATTCTGAGACAAGGACCTCGCAAAGAAATGCACCTTGCTCCAAAAACGCAGAGTTTAGCGCCTATGCCCGAAAAGGACAGTATGCCGCAAAAACCTCGTGCGTCGCGGTTGTCGATCAGTACAGTCCTTCGCTACCGCTTCCGCGGGTCAAAGGAGTGGCGCGAAGGCATGTTGATCAACATCAGCACAACCGGGGTTCTATTCCGTGCGGATTCGGCGATAAAGCCTGGCTCGCGGATCGAGATGCAGTTCTCTTTGCCGATGCAAACGGAAAAGGTGACCAGCACCTGCGTCAGCTGCCACGGAGTGATCGTTCGGGTCGCAGAACTGGGACTTCTTGGGGCTAAGATCTCGGCATCACGATTGCTTAGGCGTTGA
- a CDS encoding response regulator — protein sequence MNAQAAPMAALLSPDRAKSQLKVMPKRKLGKTIRVVIADEVAIFRDSLGALLHTRPEFRVVGVAADTTSLLSMVRSRKPDVVVLDVAMDSMGGMEALREIGKSPAGPQVVVLSAPLGKAHTVRAIKLGARAVLLKDSQGDVLLDAIKKVRQGGFWMTEHSLTSLIDSATENPTGQPIFRNKYGLTRREGEIMTAVIDGYSNAEIAEKCRLSEQTVKHHLSRVFDKLGVHNRLEMALFAVRHKVCDDAN from the coding sequence ATGAACGCTCAGGCCGCTCCTATGGCCGCCCTTTTATCCCCAGACCGTGCGAAGTCTCAACTGAAGGTGATGCCCAAGCGAAAGCTTGGTAAAACAATTCGAGTCGTCATAGCAGATGAAGTAGCAATTTTCCGCGACAGCCTGGGCGCACTGCTGCACACGCGCCCCGAGTTCCGGGTCGTGGGTGTCGCAGCTGACACTACCAGCTTGTTGTCGATGGTTCGCAGCCGAAAACCAGATGTCGTGGTGCTCGACGTCGCCATGGACAGCATGGGCGGTATGGAAGCTTTGCGGGAGATTGGAAAATCCCCTGCAGGCCCCCAGGTCGTGGTGCTGTCGGCGCCTCTTGGCAAGGCACATACCGTCCGGGCCATCAAACTAGGAGCTCGCGCTGTTCTCCTTAAGGATTCTCAGGGAGACGTGCTCCTCGACGCCATCAAGAAAGTCAGGCAGGGTGGGTTCTGGATGACAGAGCACAGCCTGACCAGTCTGATTGACTCCGCGACCGAGAACCCGACAGGGCAGCCGATCTTTCGAAACAAGTACGGCTTAACCCGGCGGGAAGGCGAGATCATGACCGCTGTTATTGACGGCTACTCCAACGCCGAAATCGCTGAAAAATGCCGGCTGAGCGAGCAAACCGTCAAGCATCACCTCTCGCGCGTCTTCGACAAACTAGGAGTACACAACCGTCTCGAGATGGCTCTCTTCGCGGTCAGACATAAAGTATGTGACGACGCCAATTGA
- a CDS encoding UpxY family transcription antiterminator, which translates to MNLSRPELDTYEASGWWALYTKHQHEKTVADMLLSKGLEVFLPLYDTLRQWKDRKKVISLPLFPCYVFVKPAMNRRLQVVSTPGVHMILTRGGQDALITNPEIDAIRRCVEGPLQVEPHPFLNCGERVRVTRGSLKGLEGILLRKKNTYRLIVSVEMLSQSVAVELPASDVEPASASQFSTPLHANPIMAASRAMY; encoded by the coding sequence ATGAATCTGAGCAGACCAGAACTCGATACATATGAAGCGTCGGGCTGGTGGGCGCTGTACACGAAGCACCAGCACGAAAAGACCGTGGCGGACATGCTGCTCAGCAAGGGGCTGGAGGTGTTTCTGCCCTTGTATGACACCCTGCGCCAGTGGAAGGACAGGAAAAAGGTGATCTCTCTTCCCCTGTTTCCTTGCTACGTATTCGTGAAGCCGGCTATGAATCGCAGGCTCCAGGTGGTATCAACGCCCGGTGTTCACATGATTCTGACCCGAGGCGGACAGGATGCGCTGATTACGAATCCTGAGATTGATGCGATCCGCAGGTGCGTGGAAGGCCCGCTGCAGGTGGAGCCACACCCATTCCTAAACTGTGGCGAACGAGTGCGAGTAACACGCGGGTCGCTGAAAGGGCTGGAAGGCATCCTGTTGCGGAAGAAGAACACTTACCGCCTCATCGTATCGGTGGAGATGCTGTCTCAGTCCGTTGCGGTGGAGCTTCCTGCAAGCGACGTCGAACCTGCAAGCGCTTCGCAGTTTTCCACTCCGCTCCACGCGAACCCCATCATGGCCGCTTCGAGGGCGATGTACTGA
- a CDS encoding aldose 1-epimerase, whose product MKLTLGAVLLLALMAPYSSISHAQSATEIGGEKIITLTRKAVSTTRPEFTSVSILPGRGMELLQVKANFPGKGEVDVLASPDEATAKQMLDQKDTDFGDLGYRLGAAFLVPYPNRIRGKLSADGKTLTTEWNGHTITLPANNIGKNPGAERHAMHGLILKAKAENLKVTGIAGGQELTGIIHAGDFGGHWPSKTDLNFTIALHADAVDATVVAQNVGKEATPISIGWHPYFNLPSGDRTQVRIHIPGEQLAEVDNYDNVFPTGKLKPVTGTQYDLRDPNGVPLAKNFYDDNWSKLDWKNNAVTVKVIDPAAKYGVAIEGLSPQIKTIQMYAPPTQKFVAIEHQFNFADPFGKEWNGMDTGMITLKPGQSTKWHVRLKVFVP is encoded by the coding sequence ATGAAGCTTACCCTTGGCGCAGTCCTCCTTCTGGCCCTTATGGCACCCTATTCAAGCATTTCCCACGCACAGTCGGCCACCGAAATCGGCGGCGAAAAAATTATCACCCTTACCCGCAAAGCCGTCAGCACAACGCGCCCCGAGTTCACCAGCGTCAGCATTCTCCCCGGCCGCGGCATGGAATTGCTTCAGGTCAAGGCCAACTTCCCCGGCAAAGGCGAAGTCGACGTACTGGCCTCTCCTGATGAAGCCACTGCCAAGCAGATGCTTGATCAGAAGGACACCGACTTCGGCGACCTCGGCTATCGTCTCGGCGCTGCATTCCTCGTTCCTTACCCCAACCGCATCCGCGGCAAACTCTCCGCTGACGGCAAAACCCTCACCACTGAGTGGAACGGCCACACCATCACGCTTCCCGCAAACAACATCGGCAAGAACCCCGGCGCTGAACGCCACGCCATGCACGGCCTCATCCTGAAGGCGAAAGCAGAAAACCTCAAGGTCACGGGCATCGCTGGCGGACAGGAGCTCACAGGCATCATCCACGCCGGCGACTTCGGCGGCCACTGGCCCTCCAAAACGGATCTGAACTTCACCATCGCGCTTCACGCTGACGCAGTCGACGCCACCGTCGTCGCGCAGAATGTCGGCAAAGAGGCCACCCCCATCTCCATCGGATGGCACCCCTACTTCAACCTTCCCTCCGGCGATCGCACCCAGGTCCGCATCCACATTCCCGGTGAGCAGCTCGCTGAAGTCGACAACTACGACAACGTCTTCCCTACCGGCAAGCTCAAGCCCGTCACCGGCACGCAATACGATCTCCGCGATCCCAACGGCGTGCCCCTCGCCAAGAACTTCTATGACGACAACTGGAGCAAGCTCGACTGGAAGAACAACGCCGTCACCGTCAAGGTGATCGATCCCGCCGCCAAGTACGGCGTCGCCATCGAAGGCCTCTCGCCGCAGATCAAAACCATCCAGATGTACGCCCCGCCCACTCAGAAATTCGTCGCCATCGAACACCAGTTCAACTTCGCCGATCCCTTCGGCAAAGAGTGGAACGGCATGGACACTGGCATGATCACCCTCAAGCCCGGCCAGAGCACCAAGTGGCACGTCCGCTTGAAAGTCTTCGTCCCGTAA
- a CDS encoding Gfo/Idh/MocA family protein produces MLFARISFVSALSLLGAVSLVAQSNAPSPRTQLPSYTGGAPQPLRVAVVGLEHGHVEGFLRSIGQHPDVQLVGIADADSDLIAKYQKKYNLDASLFFKSEANMIEVRKPDAVLVYTSIAQHRPAIDVAAQYGVSVMVEKPLAVSYEDALHIQDVAKKSHIRVLTNYETTWYASNHAAYDQLQGGQLGPLRKLVVHDGHEGPKEIGVPPEFLNWLTDPAQNGAGALFDFGCYGVDLATWLMHGEMPETVTAVLNHDKPDVYRAVDDDATVVLKYPHAQAVIMASWNWPFGRKDMEVYGAKGYVITVEQNGLRVRHEHDSSERGDQAPGLPSNERDSLSYLASVLKGKLDPKEDLSSLETNVKVVQILDAAKQSARTGQAVRLGSGSYHH; encoded by the coding sequence ATGCTGTTTGCGCGTATCTCATTTGTGTCTGCGCTGAGTTTGCTTGGCGCTGTTTCCCTGGTTGCTCAAAGCAATGCGCCGTCGCCGCGGACGCAACTGCCTTCATATACGGGCGGGGCGCCGCAGCCGCTGCGCGTGGCTGTTGTGGGGCTGGAGCATGGGCACGTGGAGGGGTTCCTCAGATCGATTGGGCAGCACCCGGATGTGCAGCTGGTGGGCATTGCGGATGCCGATTCGGACCTGATTGCGAAGTATCAGAAGAAGTACAACCTTGACGCGTCTCTGTTCTTCAAGAGCGAGGCGAACATGATCGAAGTGCGCAAGCCGGATGCGGTGCTGGTGTATACGTCGATCGCGCAGCATCGGCCGGCGATTGATGTAGCGGCGCAGTATGGCGTGTCGGTGATGGTTGAGAAGCCGCTGGCCGTGTCGTATGAGGACGCGCTGCATATTCAGGATGTGGCGAAGAAGTCGCATATCCGCGTGCTGACGAATTATGAGACGACCTGGTATGCGTCGAACCACGCCGCGTATGACCAACTGCAGGGCGGGCAGCTGGGGCCGCTTCGCAAGCTAGTGGTGCATGACGGGCACGAGGGGCCGAAGGAGATCGGGGTGCCTCCGGAGTTTCTGAACTGGCTGACGGATCCGGCGCAGAACGGGGCGGGCGCGCTGTTCGACTTTGGATGCTATGGCGTGGACCTGGCGACGTGGCTGATGCATGGGGAGATGCCGGAGACGGTGACGGCGGTGCTGAATCACGACAAGCCTGATGTGTATCGCGCGGTGGATGACGATGCGACGGTGGTGCTCAAGTATCCGCATGCGCAGGCGGTGATTATGGCGTCGTGGAACTGGCCGTTCGGACGCAAGGACATGGAAGTGTATGGGGCGAAGGGATACGTCATAACCGTGGAGCAGAACGGTCTGCGGGTGCGGCATGAGCATGACAGCAGCGAGCGGGGGGACCAGGCACCGGGGCTGCCGTCGAATGAGCGGGATTCGCTGAGCTATTTGGCGAGCGTGCTGAAGGGGAAGCTTGATCCGAAGGAGGATCTGAGCTCGCTGGAGACGAATGTGAAGGTGGTGCAGATTCTGGATGCGGCGAAGCAGTCAGCGCGGACGGGGCAGGCGGTGCGGCTGGGGAGCGGGTCGTATCACCATTGA